A single region of the Streptomyces sp. NBC_00236 genome encodes:
- a CDS encoding alkyl/aryl-sulfatase yields the protein MSGNTQSKPAQSSISRANEEILNRFPFDDTQDMDDARHGFMGTAESSEISTADGTSVWNLDAYGFLAQDCPPTANPSLWRQSRLVADHGLFEVVEGIYQIRGFDLSNMTVVEGERGVLVIDPLISSETAAAALALYRSHRGDRPVTAVLYTHSHVDHFGGVKGVLTEADVAGGVPVIAPEGFLEHAVSENVYAGTAMARRAAYMYGAALSKGPQGQIGAGLGQTTSTGSVGLIPPTLDITRTGQTETIDGIRMVFQLTPGTEAPSELNIHFPAHAALCLAENATHNLHNLLTLRGAEVRDPRVWALYLTEAVTLFGDSTDVAFASHHWPVWGREKVQTFLTEQRDLYAYLHDQTLRMINQGMTPLEIAEAMEMPPALERAWHTHGYYGSVSHNTKAIYQRYMGWFDGNPAHLWEHPPVEASKRYVDYMGGADEVVRRARDAFDAGDFRWVAQVVNHVVFADPTHADALALQADALEQLGYGSENGTWRNFYLTGALELRRGPVGSPTTTASADFLRALSLDQLFDALSIRVDGPRSWDADITVRWNVTGGEPVTLRLRNGVLTHIAGTGPAVSAPDVEVALDEAALRAVLLGSLPPSELAGRATITGDAARITELLGHLSPTDPDFTIVTP from the coding sequence ATGTCCGGGAACACACAGTCCAAGCCTGCCCAGTCATCGATCAGCCGGGCCAACGAGGAGATCCTGAACCGTTTCCCGTTCGATGACACCCAGGACATGGACGACGCCCGGCACGGGTTCATGGGGACGGCGGAGAGCAGCGAGATCAGTACGGCCGACGGCACGTCCGTCTGGAATCTCGACGCCTACGGATTCCTGGCGCAGGACTGCCCGCCGACCGCCAATCCGAGCCTGTGGCGGCAGAGCCGGCTGGTCGCCGACCACGGACTGTTCGAGGTCGTGGAGGGCATCTACCAGATCCGCGGATTCGACCTGTCGAACATGACGGTCGTCGAGGGCGAGCGCGGCGTCCTGGTGATCGACCCGCTCATCTCCTCAGAAACCGCCGCCGCGGCCCTCGCGCTCTACCGCAGCCATCGCGGCGACCGGCCGGTCACCGCCGTGCTGTACACGCACAGTCATGTCGACCACTTCGGCGGAGTGAAGGGCGTGCTCACCGAGGCGGACGTCGCCGGGGGCGTGCCCGTCATCGCGCCGGAGGGCTTCCTGGAGCACGCGGTCAGCGAGAACGTGTACGCCGGCACGGCGATGGCGCGCCGCGCCGCCTACATGTACGGGGCCGCCCTGTCCAAGGGCCCGCAGGGACAGATCGGCGCCGGTCTCGGGCAGACGACCTCGACGGGTTCGGTCGGCCTGATCCCGCCGACGCTCGACATCACCCGCACCGGTCAGACGGAGACCATCGACGGCATCCGCATGGTCTTCCAGCTCACCCCCGGGACCGAGGCCCCCTCCGAGCTGAACATCCACTTCCCCGCCCACGCGGCCCTCTGCCTCGCCGAGAACGCGACCCACAACCTGCACAACCTGCTGACCCTGCGGGGTGCGGAGGTCCGCGACCCGCGTGTCTGGGCCCTGTACCTGACCGAGGCGGTCACCCTGTTCGGCGATTCCACCGACGTCGCCTTCGCCTCCCACCACTGGCCGGTGTGGGGACGGGAGAAGGTGCAGACCTTCCTCACCGAGCAGCGCGACCTGTACGCCTACCTGCACGACCAGACGCTCCGGATGATCAACCAGGGAATGACGCCGCTGGAGATCGCCGAGGCGATGGAGATGCCTCCGGCGCTCGAGCGGGCCTGGCACACGCACGGCTACTACGGCTCCGTCAGCCACAACACCAAGGCCATCTACCAGCGGTACATGGGCTGGTTCGACGGAAACCCGGCCCACCTGTGGGAGCACCCGCCCGTGGAGGCGTCGAAACGGTACGTGGACTACATGGGGGGCGCAGACGAGGTGGTCCGCCGGGCACGTGACGCGTTCGACGCGGGCGACTTCCGCTGGGTCGCGCAGGTCGTCAACCATGTCGTCTTCGCCGACCCGACCCATGCGGACGCCCTCGCCCTACAGGCGGACGCACTGGAGCAGCTGGGCTACGGCAGCGAGAACGGGACCTGGCGCAACTTCTATCTGACGGGTGCTCTGGAGCTTCGCCGGGGCCCGGTCGGGTCGCCGACCACCACTGCGTCCGCGGACTTCCTCCGCGCGCTGTCGCTGGACCAGCTCTTCGACGCCCTGTCCATCCGGGTCGACGGCCCACGCAGCTGGGACGCGGACATCACCGTGCGTTGGAACGTGACGGGCGGGGAGCCCGTCACCCTGCGGCTGCGCAACGGAGTGCTCACCCATATCGCCGGGACCGGACCGGCCGTCTCCGCCCCCGACGTCGAGGTGGCTCTCGACGAAGCCGCCCTGCGTGCGGTCCTGCTCGGCAGCCTCCCCCCGTCGGAGCTTGCGGGGCGCGCCACCATCACCGGCGACGCGGCGAGGATCACCGAACTTCTCGGCCACCTCAGCCCGACGGACCCGGACTTCACCATCGTCACTCCCTGA
- a CDS encoding DUF389 domain-containing protein, which translates to MASVDAATLRRMSDALFIERGLRSPGSTRFWGLLVLASVIASAGVVGDSTATVIGAMIVAPLMTPILGSALALVLADRSQVVRCVLLVFGGALAVVAVGMLLGWIAAPPDSFASNSQVMSRISPRLIDLLAALATGTVGAFALVRADISDTLPGVAIAISLVPPLAVTGLLLTVGRYHDAGESALLFATNVAAIVATGTVVFLVFGVRGVAQDSGFAVGRFHGGSLAAVIGLMLLVAVPLTTGTISVARDRSLAADARPVGEKWAATGKWQIASVEGRNGVVVIGVLGLPPQPAPTALRAALDRNGMRDADLELHLVGGRTHWCPADTDTCTVRDSAIG; encoded by the coding sequence ATGGCATCCGTCGACGCCGCCACCCTCCGTCGGATGAGCGACGCGCTCTTCATCGAGCGGGGTCTGCGCAGCCCCGGCTCGACCCGGTTCTGGGGGCTGCTCGTCCTGGCGTCGGTCATCGCGAGCGCGGGCGTGGTCGGCGACTCGACGGCGACGGTCATCGGGGCGATGATCGTGGCCCCGCTGATGACTCCTATTCTGGGCAGCGCACTGGCGCTGGTCCTCGCCGACCGTTCGCAGGTGGTGCGGTGCGTGCTGCTGGTGTTCGGCGGTGCGCTGGCCGTGGTGGCGGTCGGCATGCTGCTGGGCTGGATCGCCGCACCGCCGGACTCGTTCGCCTCCAACAGTCAGGTCATGTCCCGGATCAGTCCGCGCCTGATCGACCTGCTCGCCGCACTGGCCACCGGCACCGTCGGCGCCTTCGCGCTGGTCCGCGCGGACATCTCGGACACTCTGCCGGGTGTGGCCATCGCCATCTCCCTGGTGCCGCCGCTGGCCGTGACCGGGCTCCTGCTCACGGTGGGCCGCTATCACGACGCCGGCGAGTCCGCGCTGCTGTTCGCGACCAATGTGGCGGCCATCGTGGCGACCGGCACGGTCGTCTTCCTCGTCTTCGGCGTACGGGGCGTGGCACAGGACTCGGGCTTCGCCGTGGGGCGGTTCCACGGAGGTTCGCTGGCGGCCGTCATCGGGCTCATGCTCCTGGTCGCCGTGCCGTTGACCACCGGGACGATCAGCGTCGCCAGGGACCGCTCCCTGGCCGCCGACGCCCGCCCGGTCGGCGAGAAGTGGGCGGCTACCGGCAAGTGGCAGATCGCTTCCGTCGAGGGACGCAACGGCGTCGTGGTCATCGGCGTACTCGGGCTGCCGCCCCAGCCGGCGCCCACCGCGCTGCGTGCCGCCCTCGACCGCAACGGCATGCGGGACGCGGACCTGGAACTTCATCTGGTGGGCGGGCGCACCCATTGGTGCCCGGCGGACACCGACACCTGCACCGTACGGGATTCGGCCATCGGCTGA